From Cellulomonas chengniuliangii, the proteins below share one genomic window:
- a CDS encoding HAD family hydrolase, with protein MPDPLDTAQPAQPAQNPRVSHVAGSRAGASPASVTALPAAVLWDMDGTLIDSEPFWIAAELELAAAHGAVWTHADGLAMVGNPMTTSAAALRSRGVDLSDAEISAFLNVRVAAGVAAGTPWQPGAQEMLAALVAAKVPMALVTSSHRELAEPFVRSAGVFDVSVCGDEVARPKPDPEPYLTAAALLGVDIADCVAVEDSPAGIASASASGAHVIAVEVMVGLEPRPGVSRVRSLADVTLDDLGRVLGGELLVPREVDSV; from the coding sequence GTGCCTGATCCTCTCGACACCGCCCAGCCCGCCCAGCCAGCCCAGAACCCGCGCGTGAGCCACGTCGCCGGGAGCCGGGCCGGGGCCTCGCCGGCATCTGTGACCGCACTCCCCGCAGCCGTGCTGTGGGACATGGACGGCACCCTCATCGACTCCGAGCCGTTCTGGATCGCCGCGGAGCTCGAGCTGGCCGCCGCCCACGGCGCCGTGTGGACGCACGCCGACGGGCTCGCCATGGTCGGCAACCCGATGACCACCAGCGCCGCGGCGCTGCGCAGCCGTGGCGTGGACCTCTCCGACGCGGAGATCTCCGCCTTCCTCAACGTGCGAGTGGCGGCCGGGGTCGCCGCGGGCACGCCGTGGCAGCCCGGCGCGCAGGAGATGCTCGCCGCGCTCGTGGCCGCGAAGGTGCCAATGGCGCTGGTCACGTCGTCCCACCGGGAGCTCGCCGAGCCGTTCGTGCGGTCCGCGGGCGTGTTCGACGTCTCGGTGTGCGGTGACGAGGTGGCTCGGCCGAAGCCGGATCCCGAGCCGTACCTGACCGCCGCGGCGTTGCTCGGCGTGGACATCGCGGACTGCGTGGCCGTCGAGGACTCGCCCGCGGGGATCGCCTCGGCCAGCGCCTCGGGCGCGCACGTGATCGCCGTCGAGGTGATGGTGGGACTCGAGCCGCGGCCCGGTGTCAGCAGGGTGCGGTCGCTGGCCGATGTGACCCTCGACGACCTCGGCCGGGTGCTCGGCGGCGAGCTGCTCGTGCCGCGCGAGGTCGACAGCGTCTGA
- a CDS encoding RecB family exonuclease, with product MEEAPVRRSVPGLSPSRANDFLQCPLLFRFRVVDRLPEPPSAAAVRGTLVHAVLEHLFDLPAGQRTLEAAHAMLPERWHELLTEQPRHAELFAQEAEWDEWLASAGRLLDTYFTLEDPNRLQPHEREMSVRTQLDDGPQLRGIVDRLDVAPGGAMRVVDYKTGRSPRAGYEGTALFQMRFYAFMLWRERGELPRMLQLVYLGDGTILRHEPTEPEMLSLEARVRSIWSGIEETARSGDWRPRKSRLCDWCAHRDLCPAFGGAPPEIPEGAVRLALGVEPASAV from the coding sequence ATGGAAGAGGCGCCGGTGCGGCGGTCCGTGCCCGGCCTGTCGCCATCGCGCGCGAACGACTTCCTGCAGTGCCCACTGCTGTTCCGGTTCCGGGTCGTCGACCGGCTGCCCGAGCCGCCCAGCGCGGCAGCGGTGCGGGGCACCCTGGTCCACGCGGTGCTGGAGCACCTGTTCGACCTGCCCGCGGGGCAGCGCACCCTCGAGGCGGCGCACGCGATGCTCCCCGAACGCTGGCACGAGCTGCTCACCGAGCAGCCCCGGCACGCCGAGCTCTTCGCTCAGGAGGCCGAGTGGGACGAGTGGCTGGCGAGTGCTGGGCGCCTGCTCGACACGTACTTCACCCTCGAGGACCCGAACCGGCTGCAGCCGCATGAGCGCGAGATGTCGGTGCGCACCCAGCTGGACGACGGCCCTCAGCTGCGGGGCATCGTCGACCGGCTCGACGTCGCCCCGGGCGGCGCCATGCGGGTCGTGGACTACAAGACGGGCCGCTCGCCCCGGGCCGGCTACGAGGGCACAGCGCTGTTCCAGATGCGGTTCTACGCCTTCATGCTGTGGCGCGAGCGCGGCGAGCTGCCCCGCATGCTGCAGCTCGTCTACCTGGGCGACGGCACCATCCTGCGCCACGAGCCCACCGAGCCCGAGATGCTCAGCCTGGAGGCGCGCGTCCGGTCGATCTGGTCGGGCATCGAGGAGACCGCGCGCAGCGGGGACTGGCGCCCCCGGAAGTCGAGGCTGTGCGACTGGTGCGCGCACCGCGACCTGTGCCCCGCCTTCGGCGGCGCCCCGCCGGAGATCCCGGAGGGGGCCGTGCGGCTGGCCCTCGGCGTGGAGCCCGCCTCGGCGGTCTGA
- a CDS encoding tRNA (adenine-N1)-methyltransferase, which produces MTDQTPTAHTTTSTGAAQRRGPLREGDRVQLTDPRGRLHTITLTPGGSFHTHKGYFTHDQLIGAPEGTVVRNTAGIEYLALRPLLSDFVLSMPRGAAVVYPKDAGQIVAMADIYPGARVVEAGVGSGALTMSLLRAVGDGGSLHSIERREDFAEIARGNVESFFGGPHPAWRLSVGDLSDVLPTVAEPGSVDRVVLDMLAPWENLEAVADALAPGGVLIAYVATTTQLSRLAEDLRADGRYTEPEAWESMVRGWHLEGLAVRPEHRMIGHTGFLLTTRRLADGVDAPLRRRRPSKGAYPAPGSEDAAASSASAVPDEAWTPEALGERPISDKKIRRVRRDVGRGPAVD; this is translated from the coding sequence GTGACCGACCAGACGCCCACAGCCCACACGACCACCAGCACCGGAGCGGCCCAGCGACGCGGCCCGCTGCGGGAGGGCGACCGCGTCCAGCTCACAGACCCGCGCGGCCGCCTCCACACCATCACCCTCACGCCCGGCGGCTCCTTCCACACGCACAAGGGCTACTTCACGCACGACCAGCTCATCGGGGCCCCCGAGGGCACCGTCGTGCGGAACACCGCGGGCATCGAGTACCTGGCGCTGCGGCCGCTGCTGAGCGACTTCGTGCTGTCCATGCCGCGCGGGGCCGCTGTCGTCTACCCCAAGGACGCCGGCCAGATCGTCGCCATGGCGGACATCTACCCGGGCGCCCGGGTGGTCGAGGCCGGCGTCGGGTCGGGCGCGCTGACCATGTCCCTGCTGCGCGCCGTCGGCGACGGCGGCTCCCTCCACTCGATCGAGCGGCGCGAGGACTTCGCCGAGATCGCGCGAGGCAACGTCGAGTCGTTCTTCGGCGGACCGCACCCGGCGTGGCGGCTGTCCGTCGGCGACCTGTCGGACGTGCTCCCGACCGTCGCCGAGCCCGGATCCGTGGACCGCGTCGTGCTGGACATGCTCGCCCCGTGGGAGAACCTCGAGGCGGTCGCCGACGCGCTGGCGCCGGGCGGTGTGCTGATCGCGTACGTCGCGACCACCACGCAGCTGTCCCGCCTCGCCGAGGACCTCCGCGCCGACGGGCGCTACACCGAGCCCGAGGCGTGGGAGTCGATGGTGCGCGGGTGGCACCTGGAAGGGCTCGCCGTCCGCCCCGAGCACCGGATGATCGGGCACACCGGCTTCCTGCTCACCACTCGCCGCCTGGCAGACGGCGTCGACGCGCCGCTCCGCCGTCGGCGACCCTCGAAGGGCGCGTACCCGGCGCCCGGCTCGGAGGACGCGGCCGCCAGCAGCGCCTCCGCCGTGCCGGACGAGGCGTGGACGCCCGAGGCGCTGGGCGAGCGGCCCATCTCCGACAAGAAGATCCGCCGCGTGCGGCGCGACGTGGGGCGCGGCCCGGCAGTCGACTGA
- a CDS encoding PAC2 family protein, with product MTAQEQGPTDVPTRDPIMLAAFEGWNDAGSAATQALEHLHEVWAAEQIEELDPEDYHDFQVNRPIVGPGPDGRREITWPTTSVAVASAPRTGRQVVLVHGIEPSMRWRRYCAELLDIAERLGVRTVVTVGALLADVPHTRPIPVTTTSEDAHVRQRLGVETNSYEGPTGIVGVLQHEAEARGLNALSLWAAVPHYVAHPPSPKATLSLLTSIEGLIGEPVPLGDLPDDAIAWQHGVDELSAEDSEIAEYVQQLEEAKDTAELPEASGEAIAQEFERYLRRRDKGTGG from the coding sequence ATGACCGCGCAGGAACAAGGCCCGACCGACGTCCCCACCAGGGACCCGATCATGCTGGCCGCCTTCGAGGGCTGGAACGACGCCGGATCGGCGGCGACCCAGGCCCTCGAGCACCTGCACGAGGTGTGGGCGGCGGAGCAGATCGAGGAGCTCGACCCCGAGGACTACCACGACTTCCAGGTCAACCGGCCGATCGTCGGCCCCGGGCCGGACGGGCGCCGGGAGATCACGTGGCCCACCACGTCGGTGGCTGTCGCGTCGGCGCCCCGCACCGGCCGCCAGGTGGTGCTGGTGCACGGCATCGAGCCGTCGATGCGGTGGCGCCGCTACTGCGCCGAGCTGCTCGACATCGCCGAGCGGCTGGGCGTGCGCACGGTCGTCACCGTCGGTGCCCTCCTGGCCGACGTGCCGCACACCCGGCCCATCCCGGTGACCACCACGAGCGAGGACGCGCATGTGCGCCAGCGCCTCGGCGTGGAGACCAACAGCTATGAGGGGCCCACGGGCATCGTCGGCGTGCTGCAGCACGAGGCCGAGGCGCGAGGGCTGAACGCGTTGTCGTTGTGGGCGGCCGTCCCGCACTACGTGGCCCACCCGCCGTCCCCCAAGGCGACGCTGTCGCTGCTCACCAGCATCGAGGGCCTGATCGGCGAACCGGTGCCGCTCGGCGACCTGCCGGACGACGCGATCGCCTGGCAGCACGGGGTGGACGAGCTCTCCGCCGAGGACAGCGAGATTGCCGAGTACGTGCAGCAGCTCGAGGAGGCCAAGGACACCGCCGAGCTGCCCGAGGCGAGCGGCGAGGCCATCGCCCAGGAGTTCGAGCGGTACCTGCGCCGTCGCGACAAGGGCACCGGCGGCTAG
- the dop gene encoding depupylase/deamidase Dop codes for MSVRRVMGIETEYGILQPGRPNANPMLLSSHVVAVHAAAREGTRTRARWDYDDEDPLLDARGFHLQRAAAHPSLLTDDPARPAPSGDGPQELARSLVDEYEDPGAANVILTNGARLYVDHAHPEYSSPEVTGPLDAVRWDRAGELVMLASVRALASTPALPDVALYKNNVDGKGATYGTHENFLVDRAVPFTQLASRLMPFLVTRQVFTGAGRVGLGQRGERAGFQVSQRADYIEAEIGLETTLRRPIVNTRDEPHADPDRWRRLHVIFSDANLLEVATYLKLGTTSLVLWLIEQAEAGGADVGPMLATVDALTLRDPVSATRIVSHDVALTARLELADGRQMTALEIQGAYLDAVRQALASVGGEPDDETRDVLDRWGSLLTRLADDPASCAREVEWLAKLRLLEGLRRRDHLEWDNPRLAAVDLQWSDVRPERGLYHRLLAAGAVETLVTPEEVEEAVSHPPRDTRAYFRGEAIARFGPQVSAASWDSVIFDVPGAPTLQRVPMRDPLRGTEAHVGALLKASPDAGSLLKALET; via the coding sequence GTGAGCGTGCGTCGTGTGATGGGCATCGAGACCGAGTACGGAATCCTCCAACCGGGGCGGCCCAACGCCAACCCCATGCTGCTGTCGAGCCACGTCGTGGCCGTGCACGCCGCAGCGCGCGAGGGAACGCGCACCCGCGCCCGCTGGGACTACGACGACGAGGACCCGCTGCTCGACGCCCGCGGATTCCACCTCCAGCGGGCGGCCGCGCACCCGTCGTTGCTCACCGACGACCCGGCGCGGCCCGCGCCGTCCGGCGACGGGCCGCAGGAGCTCGCCCGGTCGCTCGTCGATGAGTACGAGGACCCGGGCGCCGCGAACGTGATCCTCACGAACGGCGCCCGGCTGTACGTGGACCACGCGCACCCGGAGTACTCCTCCCCGGAGGTCACCGGCCCACTCGACGCCGTCCGGTGGGACAGGGCGGGGGAGCTCGTCATGCTCGCGTCCGTGCGAGCCCTCGCGTCGACGCCCGCGCTGCCCGACGTCGCGCTGTACAAGAACAACGTCGACGGCAAGGGAGCCACCTACGGCACCCATGAGAACTTCTTGGTGGACCGGGCCGTGCCGTTCACTCAGCTCGCCTCCCGCCTCATGCCGTTCCTGGTGACCCGCCAGGTGTTCACCGGCGCCGGCCGGGTGGGCCTCGGGCAGCGGGGGGAACGCGCCGGGTTCCAGGTCTCCCAGCGCGCGGACTACATCGAGGCGGAGATCGGGCTCGAGACGACATTGCGGCGGCCCATCGTCAACACGCGCGACGAGCCGCACGCCGACCCGGACCGCTGGCGGCGGCTGCACGTGATCTTCAGTGACGCGAACCTGCTGGAGGTGGCGACCTACCTCAAACTCGGCACCACCTCGCTCGTGCTCTGGCTGATCGAGCAGGCGGAGGCCGGTGGGGCCGACGTCGGCCCCATGCTCGCGACCGTCGACGCGCTGACGTTGCGCGACCCCGTCTCGGCGACGCGCATCGTGAGTCATGACGTCGCGCTGACCGCGCGCCTGGAGCTCGCGGACGGGCGTCAGATGACGGCGCTGGAGATCCAGGGCGCCTACCTCGACGCGGTGCGCCAGGCGCTCGCCAGCGTCGGCGGCGAGCCCGACGACGAGACGCGCGACGTGCTCGACCGTTGGGGGTCGCTGCTGACCAGGCTCGCCGATGACCCGGCCAGCTGCGCCCGAGAGGTGGAGTGGCTGGCCAAGTTGCGGCTGCTCGAGGGCCTGCGCCGCCGCGACCACCTGGAGTGGGACAATCCCCGACTCGCGGCCGTCGACCTGCAATGGTCCGACGTGCGGCCCGAGCGCGGCCTCTACCACCGGCTGCTGGCGGCGGGCGCCGTGGAGACGCTCGTGACTCCTGAGGAGGTCGAGGAGGCCGTCAGCCACCCGCCGCGCGACACCCGCGCCTACTTCCGCGGCGAGGCCATCGCGCGATTCGGCCCGCAGGTCTCGGCGGCGAGCTGGGACTCGGTGATCTTCGACGTCCCCGGCGCGCCGACCCTGCAGCGCGTCCCCATGCGCGACCCGTTGCGCGGCACCGAGGCGCATGTGGGCGCCCTGCTGAAGGCGAGCCCGGACGCGGGGAGCCTGCTCAAGGCGCTGGAGACGTGA
- the mshC gene encoding cysteine--1-D-myo-inosityl 2-amino-2-deoxy-alpha-D-glucopyranoside ligase, with translation MLTWPAPQIPQLPGQGGPVRVRDTTTGELVVAAPGPTASLYVCGITPYDATHLGHAATYVAFDLLVRAWTDAGQRVRYASNVTDVDDPLLERATATGQDWRELARDQTALFAEDMTALGVVPPDVYTGAVESVPAVVEAVEQLAAAGAAYRVGVPDGTGHGADDVYADLSADPAFGAVAGLDPETMRDVFGERGGDPDRPGKRHPLDPLLWRAERPGEPSWDGGSLGRGRPGWHIECAVIARDGLGLPFDVQGGGVDLRFPHHEMSTSHARLLDAGQGAARHVHAGMVGLDGEKMSKSRGNLVLVSRLREAGEDPMAIRLALLAHHYADDWSWTRNDLVVARQRLERWRAAVAGNGGPDATATLEAMRAAIANDLDAPAALAAVDAWAAESISRGSTDDAVEGAPGVIARAVNTLLGVRL, from the coding sequence GTGCTCACCTGGCCGGCCCCGCAGATCCCCCAGCTCCCCGGACAGGGAGGCCCCGTCCGAGTGCGGGACACCACCACTGGCGAGCTCGTCGTCGCAGCCCCCGGGCCCACCGCCTCGTTGTACGTCTGCGGGATCACCCCGTACGACGCCACGCACCTGGGGCATGCCGCCACCTACGTGGCCTTCGACCTGCTGGTGCGCGCCTGGACCGACGCCGGGCAGCGCGTGCGGTACGCGTCCAACGTGACCGACGTGGACGATCCGCTGCTCGAGCGCGCCACCGCCACCGGCCAGGACTGGCGCGAGCTGGCGCGTGATCAGACGGCGCTCTTCGCCGAGGACATGACCGCGCTCGGCGTCGTGCCTCCTGACGTGTACACCGGCGCCGTCGAGTCGGTCCCGGCCGTCGTCGAGGCCGTCGAGCAGCTGGCGGCCGCCGGCGCCGCCTACCGCGTGGGCGTCCCGGACGGGACCGGCCACGGCGCGGACGACGTCTACGCCGACCTGTCCGCCGACCCCGCCTTCGGCGCGGTGGCGGGCCTCGACCCGGAGACCATGCGCGACGTGTTCGGCGAGCGCGGGGGAGACCCGGACCGGCCGGGCAAGCGCCACCCGCTGGACCCCCTGCTGTGGCGCGCGGAACGGCCCGGCGAGCCCTCCTGGGACGGCGGCTCCCTCGGGCGCGGCCGTCCGGGCTGGCACATCGAGTGCGCGGTGATCGCCCGTGACGGGCTCGGCCTGCCGTTCGACGTGCAGGGCGGCGGCGTCGACCTGCGGTTCCCGCACCACGAGATGAGCACGTCCCACGCGCGCCTGCTCGACGCCGGCCAGGGCGCCGCGCGCCACGTGCACGCGGGGATGGTCGGGCTCGACGGCGAGAAGATGAGCAAGTCGCGCGGCAACCTCGTGCTGGTCTCGCGGCTGCGCGAGGCCGGTGAGGACCCGATGGCCATCCGCCTCGCGCTGCTCGCCCACCACTACGCTGACGATTGGAGCTGGACCCGCAACGACCTCGTCGTGGCCCGCCAGCGACTCGAGCGGTGGCGTGCGGCGGTCGCGGGGAACGGCGGCCCCGACGCCACCGCGACCCTCGAGGCGATGCGCGCGGCGATCGCGAACGACCTCGACGCGCCCGCGGCGCTCGCAGCGGTCGACGCGTGGGCCGCCGAGTCGATCTCCCGGGGCAGCACCGACGACGCCGTCGAGGGGGCGCCCGGCGTGATCGCCCGCGCGGTCAACACCCTGCTGGGCGTCCGCCTCTGA
- the arc gene encoding proteasome ATPase: MTEPAATGHDLQREINLLAARNERIAEALMAAREQIVELKRQLDDLAKPPGSFATFLSARSDGTVDVISSGRKMHVGASPTLDVDRLRPGQEVMLNEALTVVEAGGYEDVGELVTVKELLGANRALVVGRGDEERVVRFSGQLLEDSVRVGDALTVETRSGFVLERIPRAEVEDLVLEEVPDIDYSDIGGLGPQIEAIRDAVELPFLHPDLFREHGLKPPKGVLLYGPPGCGKTLIAKAVARSLALTAAKARGEDGNEARSYFLNVKGPELLNKYVGETERHIRLIFARAREKASQGHPVVVFFDEMESLFRTRGTGISSDVETTIVPQLLSEIDGVERLDNVIVIGASNREDMIDPAILRPGRLDVKIKIERPDAEAAREIFAKYLTSSLPIHADDLAEHGGQAGAAVDAMITRVVERMYSETEENRFLEVTYASGDKEILFFKDFNSGAMIQNVVDRAKKSAIKDLLATGQRGVRVDHLLTACVDEFKENEDLPNTTNPDDWARISGKKGERIVFIRTIVQGKKGADASRTIETVTSTGQYL; the protein is encoded by the coding sequence ATGACGGAACCGGCAGCGACTGGCCACGACCTGCAGCGTGAGATCAACCTGCTCGCCGCGCGCAACGAGCGCATCGCCGAGGCGCTGATGGCGGCCCGCGAGCAGATCGTCGAGCTCAAGCGTCAGCTCGACGATCTGGCAAAGCCCCCCGGGAGCTTCGCGACGTTCCTGTCCGCGCGGTCGGACGGCACCGTGGACGTCATCTCCTCCGGGCGCAAGATGCACGTCGGCGCGAGCCCGACGCTCGACGTGGACCGGCTGCGCCCCGGCCAGGAGGTCATGCTCAACGAGGCCCTGACGGTCGTGGAGGCCGGCGGGTACGAGGACGTCGGCGAGCTCGTCACGGTCAAGGAGCTGCTCGGCGCCAACCGCGCGCTCGTGGTGGGCCGCGGCGACGAGGAGCGGGTGGTGAGGTTCTCCGGCCAGCTCCTCGAGGACTCGGTGCGCGTCGGCGACGCGCTCACGGTCGAGACCCGCTCCGGGTTCGTGCTCGAGCGCATCCCCCGGGCCGAGGTCGAGGACCTCGTGCTCGAGGAGGTGCCCGACATCGACTACTCGGACATCGGCGGGCTCGGGCCCCAGATCGAGGCGATCCGCGACGCCGTGGAGCTGCCGTTCCTTCACCCCGACCTCTTCCGCGAGCACGGGCTCAAGCCTCCGAAGGGCGTCCTGCTCTACGGCCCGCCGGGATGCGGAAAGACGCTCATCGCCAAGGCGGTGGCCCGCTCCCTGGCGCTCACCGCGGCCAAGGCGCGGGGCGAGGACGGGAACGAGGCGCGCAGCTACTTCCTCAACGTCAAGGGCCCCGAGCTGCTCAACAAGTACGTGGGGGAGACCGAGCGCCACATCCGGCTCATCTTCGCCAGGGCGCGCGAGAAGGCGTCGCAGGGGCATCCCGTGGTGGTGTTCTTCGACGAGATGGAGTCGCTGTTCCGCACCCGCGGCACCGGCATCTCGAGCGATGTCGAGACCACGATCGTCCCCCAGCTGCTCAGCGAGATCGACGGCGTGGAGCGGCTGGACAACGTCATCGTCATCGGCGCCTCGAACCGCGAGGACATGATCGACCCGGCGATCCTGCGCCCCGGGCGGCTCGACGTGAAGATCAAGATCGAGCGGCCCGACGCAGAGGCCGCCCGCGAGATCTTCGCGAAGTACCTGACGTCGTCCCTGCCCATCCACGCCGACGACCTGGCCGAGCACGGCGGCCAGGCGGGCGCCGCCGTCGACGCGATGATCACCCGCGTGGTGGAGCGCATGTACTCCGAGACCGAGGAGAACCGCTTCCTCGAGGTGACCTACGCGAGCGGTGACAAGGAGATCCTCTTCTTCAAGGACTTCAACTCGGGGGCGATGATCCAGAACGTCGTCGACCGCGCCAAGAAGTCCGCGATCAAGGACCTGCTGGCCACCGGCCAGCGCGGCGTGCGCGTCGACCACCTGCTCACGGCGTGCGTGGACGAGTTCAAGGAGAACGAGGACCTCCCCAACACGACCAACCCGGACGACTGGGCGCGGATCTCCGGCAAGAAGGGCGAGCGGATCGTGTTCATCCGCACGATCGTCCAGGGGAAGAAGGGCGCCGACGCGTCTCGCACCATCGAGACCGTCACCAGCACCGGGCAGTACCTCTGA
- a CDS encoding site-2 protease family protein, protein MSNSKRPGSQGWVIGRAAGAPIILTPTWGLAAVVLTLVFAPTVDAWAPRLGAGSYVVAFGFVVLLFGSVLVHELAHGLVARARGQHVEEFALTVWGGHTTFSRPAPTAATSALVAVVGPLANLALALVFWLAAQTAPAGGLLALLLFAGAISNGFVGLFNLVPGLPLDGGQILQAGVWQVTGDRHKGAVAAGWAGRVVAIGVLVWALVVPVAQGRQGDLFSVVWAALIGAFLWSGASAAIASGRTGRSLDRLTVESVGRRATWVSADATLADVDRARGLAQVDEVVVLSPDGRPAAYVDQAASAAVPPAHRAVTPVTAVAVVIPVGAVVDARLRGADLVRAVGQVTRASGVVAAVQDGRVTAIVRAADVIAALRS, encoded by the coding sequence GTGAGCAACAGCAAGCGCCCTGGCTCCCAGGGCTGGGTGATCGGCCGCGCCGCCGGGGCGCCCATCATCCTCACCCCCACCTGGGGGCTGGCCGCCGTGGTCCTCACCCTGGTCTTCGCGCCGACGGTCGACGCCTGGGCCCCGCGGCTCGGCGCCGGCAGCTACGTCGTCGCCTTCGGCTTCGTGGTGCTGCTGTTCGGCTCGGTGCTGGTCCACGAGCTGGCGCACGGCCTGGTGGCGCGTGCCCGCGGCCAGCACGTCGAGGAGTTCGCCCTGACCGTGTGGGGCGGCCACACCACCTTCAGCCGGCCCGCGCCCACCGCGGCGACGAGCGCACTGGTCGCGGTCGTCGGCCCGCTCGCCAACCTCGCGCTGGCCCTGGTCTTCTGGCTGGCCGCCCAGACGGCCCCGGCGGGCGGCCTGCTGGCCCTGCTGCTCTTCGCCGGCGCGATCTCGAACGGGTTCGTCGGCCTCTTCAACCTGGTGCCCGGGCTGCCGCTCGACGGCGGGCAGATCCTCCAGGCCGGTGTGTGGCAGGTGACCGGCGACCGGCACAAAGGCGCCGTCGCCGCGGGATGGGCCGGGCGAGTCGTCGCCATCGGGGTGCTCGTCTGGGCGCTGGTGGTCCCCGTGGCGCAGGGCCGCCAGGGCGACCTGTTCTCGGTCGTGTGGGCGGCGCTCATCGGGGCCTTCCTGTGGAGCGGCGCCTCCGCCGCGATCGCCTCCGGGCGCACGGGCAGGTCGCTGGACCGCCTCACCGTCGAGTCGGTCGGGCGGCGCGCCACGTGGGTCTCCGCGGACGCCACCCTGGCGGACGTCGACCGCGCCCGCGGGCTCGCGCAGGTGGACGAGGTCGTCGTCCTGTCGCCCGACGGCCGCCCGGCGGCCTACGTCGACCAGGCAGCGTCCGCCGCCGTCCCCCCCGCGCACCGGGCCGTCACACCCGTGACGGCCGTGGCCGTGGTCATACCCGTGGGCGCCGTCGTGGACGCGCGCCTGCGCGGCGCCGACCTCGTGCGGGCGGTCGGGCAGGTGACCCGCGCGTCAGGGGTCGTCGCCGCCGTGCAGGACGGGCGCGTCACCGCGATCGTCCGGGCCGCGGACGTGATCGCCGCGTTGCGCTCCTAG